Part of the Streptomyces antimycoticus genome, GGCCCCGCCCGCCACCGTCTCCCGCGCGGCCTGCTGGGCGCCGCCCTGGAGGTCTTCCTCGTTGGCGGTGGGGACGGTGGGGACGGCCGAGGCCGTGCTCTCGGCCTTGCCGGCCGTCTTCACGCCCGACGCGTCGGCGGTGCCGCACGCCGCGAGGGTGATGCCCGCGGCGACGACGGTCAGGCCGGCCGCGACCGAGCGCAGGGTGCCGGCGCGGTGGGCGAGGCGGGCGGTGGTGAGCGGCATGGCGGGTCTCCCCTCAGCGGGCGTTCGGGCGTTTTCCGGTACGGCATAAGCCTGTCCGGACCCGCTGCCGTTCGGCTGGTGAACGGCTGCCGCCCGCTAACGTCCCGCTAACGCCCCGCTGTTCACCCCTGCTCAGGCCCCCTGTGACGGTTCGCCGGAGGCCCCGCCGGACCCCTCGCCCGGGGTCTCGCCGCGCCCGCTCCCGTCGCCCTGGGCGAAGAGCTTCACCAGGTCGCTCATCACGTAGCGGTTGGTGGCCTCCTCGTCCAGCAGATGCATCTCCGCCAGCCGCTCCAGGGAGTCCTGGATCAGCTCGGGGTCCGCCCCGACAGCGCGGCCGCCTCGGCGGTGTTGACCTCCCGCGCGAAACCGGTGCCCAGGGCCCGCAGCAGCTGTGCGTCGTCCGCCGAGAGCCGGGCCACGGAGTTGCGCAGCGCGGCGGCCACTCCGGTGTCCTCCGCCGACAGCAGCGCGAGCCGGCGGCGCTCGTCGCGCAGCGCGGTGGCCAGCCGGGCCAGCCGCCAGCGGGGCCGGGCCATCAGCTGGGCGGAGGCGGCGCGCAGCGCCAGCGGCAGGCCGTCGCACAGGGCCACCAGCTCCCGTGCGGCCTCCGGGTCCTCGGCGACCCGGGCGGGGCCCAGCAGCGCGCCCAGCAGGGCCGCCCCGTCCTCGGTGCCGAGGGCGTGCAGCCGTACGGGGCGGGCGGCGTCGGTGGCGATCAGCCCGTCCAGCCTGCTGCGGCTGGTGACCAGCGTGGCGCAGTTTGGCCCGCCGGGCAGCAGCGGGCGCACCTGGGCGGAGCTGCCCGCGTTGTCCAGCACCACCAGCAGCCGGCGGCGGGCCGCCAGCGAGCGGTACAGCGCGGACGCGGCCTCGGTCGAGGTGGGGATCTGCTCGGCCGGGGTGCCCAGGGCGAGCAGGAATTCGCGCAGCACCTCGGCGGGCACCGTCGCCTCGCCGCCGCTGAAGCCGCGCAGATCCGCGAAGAGCCGTCCGTCGGGGAAGGCGGCGGCCTGGGCATGGCCCCAGTGGACCGCAAGGCCGGTCTTGCCGACCCCGGCGGGCCCGGTGAGCAGCGCGATACCGCCCTCCTGGGGGTAGCCGCCGGAGCCGCCCTGGGCCGGTTCGGCGCTGCCCCGGGTCAGCCGGGTCAGCTCGGCCAGCTCCGCGCCCCGGCCGTGGAAGCCCGCCGGGGGCCGGGGGAGCAGCTCGGGTACGGGCGCGGCGGCCGATGCGGCGGCGGCCACGGACTGCGGATGCGACGGGGTCGACGGCACCGGCTGCCCCGAGGGGCCCGGTGCTCCGGCCCTCTCGGCGCCGGCCTGCGGCCCGTCGGCCTCGGGGGCCGCCCGCAGGATCTCCTGGTACGCGGCGGTCAGCCGCTGGCCCGGGTCGACCCCCAGGTCGTCGTCGAGGAGCTGCCGGGTGCGGTGGAACCAGGCGATGGCGTCGGACTGCCGTCCGGAGCGGTACAGCGCCAGCATCAGGGCGGCGATCAGCCCCTCGCGCAGCGGGTTGGCGACGGCGGCGGGGTGCAGTGCGCGCACCGCCTCCTCATGCTCGCCCAGCGCCTTGTGCGCCCGGGCCAGGGCCTCCACGGCGCTCAGCCGGCGCTCCTCCAGGGCGTGCGCGGCGGCCGCGAACGGCGGGCTGGCCACGGTCCCGGTGAGCGCCGGGCCGCGCCACAGGCCGAGCGCCTGGCGGAGCAGCCGGACGGCCTCGCCGGGGGCGGACTCCGGGCTGGCCTGGGCGGTCAGCTGGTCGAAGCGCTGGGTGTCGATCAGGGACTCGGGTATGCGCAGCAGATAGGCGGAGCTGTGGGTGGCCAGCTCGACACCGTGCTCCTCGGCGCCGCCCTCGGCCAGCGCGGCGCGGAGCCGGGAGACATGGCCCTGGATGACGGTCCGGGCGTGGGCTGGCGGCTCGTCCTCCCACAGGCTGGTTATCAACTGCTCCACGGACACCGTCGCGTTGGGCCGCAGCAGCAGCATCGCGAGCACGCTGCGCCGTTTGGCGGGCCCCAGCGGTAGCTCGATGGGCGCTGCCGGCGGTCCCGCGATGACGGTCACCGGTCCCAGCACGGAGAAGTCCAACTCAGCCCTCCAGAAAGGCGTGCAGTGCCTTGGCCAGCAGCCGCGGGTCCTGCGCTCCGCACAGTTCCCGTGCCGAGTGCATGGACAGGATCGCGATGCCGATGTCGACGGTGGCGATGCCGTGCCGGGCGGCGGTGATCGGACCGATCGTGGTGCCGCACGGCATCGAGTTATGGGAGACGAAGCTCTGCCAGGGCACCCCGGCGCGCTCGCAGGCGGCGGCGAAGACGGCCCGCCCGGCGCCGTCGGTGGCGTATCTCTGGTTGACGTTCACCTTCAGGATCGGGCCGCCGTTGGGCCGTGGGTGGTGGCCCGGCTCATGGCGCTCGGCGTAGTTGGGGTGGACGGCGTGGCCGGTGTCGGAGGACAGGCAGACGGTGCCCGCGAAGGCGCGGGCCCGGTCCTCGTACGCGCCGCCGCGGGCGAAGACCGAGCGCTCCAGCACCGTGCCGAGCAGCGGGCCGTCGGCGCCGGTGTCGGACTGGCTGCCGTTCTCCTCGTGGTCGAAGGCGGCCAGTACGGGGATGTACGGCAGCTCCTGGCGGGAGGCGGCGGCGATGAGCGCGGCCGTACCGGCGTGCACGGAGACAAGGTTGTCCATCCGGGGACCGGCGAGCAGCTCGCGGTCCCGGCCGAGGTAGGCGGGCGGCTCGACGCTGTGCGTCATCAGGTCCCAGCCGGCGATCTCCTCGGCCGCGACACCGGTCTCCTCGGCGACGAAGCGGATCAGGTCGCCCTCCTCGACGCCGCCGAGCCCCCAGATGGGCGTCATATGGCGCTGCTTGTCCAGCTTGAGGCCCTCGGTGTTGACGGACCGGTCGAGGTGGACGGCCAACTGGGGCACTCTCAGCAGCGGCCGGTCGATGGTGACGAGATGGTGTGAGCCGTCCCGGAGGGAGATCCGGCCGGAGAGCCCGAGGTCGCGGTCGAGCCAGGTGTTGAGCAGCACCCCGCCGTAGACCTCGACGGCGATCTGTCTCCAGCCGTGCGCACCGGTGTCGGGAATGGGCTTGACTCGCAAATTGGGAGAGTCGGTATGAGCACCGACAATTCGGTACGGAGTGGCGGGGTCCGCCCCCTCCGGTACGTACCACGCAATGATCGCACCGCCCCGCAGCACGAACCGACCACCGGCCGCGCCGTCCCAGGACGCCGTCTCCTCGATCCGCTGGAACCCGGCCTTCTCCAGCCGCTCAGCGGCGCTCGCCACAGCGTGGTACGGCGATGGGCTGGCGCGGAGGAAGGACATCAGGTCATCGGTGTGGCCGCGGTCGATGCCGGGTTGTGCGCTCATGTGCTCAGCATAGATTCGCCGGGGGTGGCTCGCCCTGGTGCGGGTCGTGGCATCCATCTGTGGGGCCACGTTGATCCAATCTGATGAAAGCACGTCAGGTAAGGCGAGAATTCGGGAGAATCGGTCGATATTCCCCGTGTACCGAGCAACGCCGCACTGAGTCGTAACTCAAGGGGATACCGGATGCGCGTTCTTCGCCACCTGCTTGTCGTTCTGGGGTCGCTGCTGCTGCTGTGCGCAGGCGGACCTGCCATGGCCAAGCCCGTCACGGATTTCGCCGCGGGGCTGTCACCCGTGGCCGCCCCGGAGCCGGCAGCCGCGCCCTCGCCCGGCCCGCGTCCGGGGAACGGCGGGGATGGCGAGGGCAAGGGCCACCCTCCCTGTCCGACCAGGGACCGCATCGGGGGGACCAGCATTGCACCCAACCCGCCGCGCGAGCGCTACTACCAGGGTGACTGGCGGCTCGGCCCCGCGCAGCTCCCCCGGTACGGCGCGATCGGGCGGATGCTCGAAGGCTATGAACGGCTCGACCACTTCCCCACCTCCTCCGCGTTCCTCGACTGCTACTGGAACGAGCAGACCAGCGGCTGGTGGTTCCCGTACCCCGACGGCTGGGTGCTGCTCAACGGAACGCCGCTGCACACCACGATCAGGTTGAAGGCCGGTCAGAAGGTCGATCTCTTCGGGAGCGGTTTCGGCCACTTCCTCGCCCCGGCGGGCACGCCCTACGAGGAGCGCGCGCTGCCGCCCAGCAACCTCAACACCATCGACCCGGCGTATCCGAACGGCTATCACCTCTATGAGGTCACCGAGCCCTTCCTGGTCGAGGCCGGTCCCATCCGGCCCTGGTTCGGACAACCCGGCTTCGGGCTGCAGTATCTGACCGGTCCTTCGATTCCCCAGTTGGTCGCGGCGGGTAATCTGCGCGCACTCAACTGAGGGCGGATCCTGAACCGGTGGACAGAACGGAACTCGTCTCAACCCTGCGCGACGAGCAGGTGCCGGACGCGCTGTACGACATCCCGGGAGTGCAGGACATCCCGGTCCAGCCGGACGCCTACTACTACCTGCGCCCCGCACCGGACGGTGGCTGGGAGACCGGGCTGAGGGAGCGCTCCCTGGACCGGGACACCAGCCGGTTCGCCACGGAGGACGAGGCGTGCCGGGATCTGCTGGAGAAGCTGAGGGCCCGCCCGCGCCCGCCGGAGGGCGGGGGCGAGTCGGTCGACGAGCTCCTCGCAGAGGGTGAGGAGCTCCGGCGGTGGGCCCGGGAGGAGGTCGAACGGGCCCTGCGGGAGCGGCCACCCGACGACGAGGAGCGGACGGGGAACGGCGGCGAGAAGCGGTGACGACGCCCGCGGGCACAGGCCAGGGGGCCGGCCGCCCCGCTGGAGGATGGGACGGCCGGCCCCCTGGACGAGGGAAGAGAGCTCTTAGAACGCGGACTCGTCCAGGTCCATGAGCCCCTTGTCGACCGACTCGGCCAGCGAGCGCTGCACCGAGACGCCCGGCAGCACCTCGTGGGCGAAGAACTTCGCCGCGGCGATCTTGCCCGCGTAGAAGGACCGGTCCTTCGTGGAGGCGGTGCCCACCTTCTCGGCGGCGACGGCCGCGCCCCTGAGGAGCAGGTAGCCGATGATCACGTCGCCGGAAGCCAGCAGCAGCCGGGTGGAGTTGAGGCCGACCTTGTAGATCGAGCTGACGTCCTGCTCGGTGGCGGCCAGGTCGGTGAGCATCGTGCCGACGATCGCCTCCAGGTCCACCGCGGCCTGGGCCAGCTGGTCGCGGGCGGCTTCCAGCTCCTCACCCCCGGCGGCCTCGGCCAGGAACTTCTTGATCTCCTCCGAGACGACGGTCAGGGCCTGGCCCTGGTCCCGGACGATCTTGCGGAAGAAGTAGTCCTGGCCCTGGATGGCGGTGGTGCCCTCGTAGAGCGTGTCGATCTTGGCGTCCCGGATGTACTGCTCCAGCGGGTACTCCTGGAGGTAGCCGGAGCCGCCGATGGTCTGCAGGGACTGCGCCAGCTGCTCGTACGCCTTCTCCGAGCCGTAGCCCTTGACGATGGGGAGCAGCAGGTCGTTGAGGCGGCTCAGGGCGGAGGCGTCCTCGCCCGCGGCCTCCTTGACCAGGATCTCGTCCTGGACGGAGGCGGTGTAGAGGACCAGTGCGCGCAGGCCCTCCGCGTACGCCTTCTGCGTCATCAGCGAGCGACGCACATCCGGGTGGTGGGTGATGGTGACGCGGGGGGCGGTCTTGTCGGTGAACGCCGCCAGGTCCGGGCCCTGCACCCGCTCCTTGGCGTACTCCAGGGCGTTGAGGTAGCCCGTGGAGAGGGTGGCCATGGCCTTCGTGCCGACCATCATCCGGGCGAACTCGATGATCTTGAACATCTGGCGGATGCCGTCGTGCTTGTCGCCCAGCAGCCAGCCCTTGGCCGGGTGGTCGGCGCCGAAGGTCAGCTCACAGGTGTTGGAGACCCGCAGACCCATCTTGTGCTCGACATTGGTGGCGTAGACGCCATTGCGCTCGCCGAGCTCACCGGTCTCCCAGTCGAAGTCGTACTTGGGGACGATGAACAGCGACAGCCCCTTGGTGCCGGGCCCCGCGCCCTCGGGCCGGGCCAGCACGAAGTGGATGATGTTGTCGGAGAGGTCGTGCTCACCGGAGGTGATGAACCGCTTCACACCCTCGATGTGCCAGCTGCCGTCCTCCTGCTGGGCGGCCTTGGTGCGGCCCGCGCCGACGTCGGAGCCGGCGTCCGGCTCGGTCAGCACCATGGTGGAGCCCCACTGCCTGTCCACCATCAGCTGGGCGATCTTGAGCTGCTCCTCGGTGCCCTCGTCGTGCAGCACGCCGGCGAAGGCCGGGCCCGAGGCGTACATCCAGATCGGGGTGTTGGAGCCGAGGATGGTCTCGGCCGAGCCCCACAGCAGCGAGCGGGGGCAGACCGTGCCGCCCAGCTCCTCCGGGACGCCCAGCCGCCACCACTCGGCCTCCATGTAGGCCCGGTAGCTCTTCTTGAACGACTCGGGAAGCGGCGCCGTGTGGGTCTTGGGGTCGAAGACGGGCGGGTTCCGGTCGGAGTCGGTGTAGCTTTCGGCCAGCTCATGCTCGGAGAGCCGGGATATCTCCGCGAGCACGCTCTTGGCGGTCTCGACGTCCATCTCCGCGAACGGTCCGGTGCCGTACACCGTGTCCCGCCCGAGCACCTCGAAGAGGTTGAACTCGATGTCGCGGAGATTCGACTTGTAGTGCCCCATGGCGACGGCTCCGTAAGGGATCGGGAGGCCAGGACCTCTGCGTTGACGCGTATCAGATCAGCTGTCGCCATGATGCTACCCGTGGGTAATAAAGGGCAACCCTCAACCGGGTAACTGTGACTCAGTACGCTTCTTCGCATGTACGGCTACGACCAGAACGCGAGCGCAGGGCAGGGTTATGCCGCTCCGCCACCTCCGCCGCAACAGCAGCCGCATGCGTCACATCACGCGCAGGCGGGTGCGGGCTACGGCCAGCAGCCGCTCTACCCGGAGCCCTCGCCGCCGTCGCTCGCCGACGCGGTGCGCGCCTTCACCACCGGTTCGATGTCGGCCGAGGACTTCCAGCAGATCTTCGCGGGCTCGAAGGTCTACTGCCCGCGCGGTGACAACCCCGGCTTCCTGGCGCTGCACAACACGCAGCAGCCGGTGATCCCCATGTTCACCTCGCTCAAGGAGCTGCGGCGGTATGCGGGCAAGGAGTCCAAGTACTTCGTGATCACCGGCGCCGAGGTGATCGACCTGCTGCCCACCGGCTACGGCTTCGTCCTCGACATGGAGGGTGAGCACCGGATCGTCTTCGACGCGAAGGCGGTGGAGCAGATGGTGGACTTCGCCATGAGGCGTATGTACGGATAGGTCCGGATATCGCCGTTCGCCTCGCGGGGTGCTCGGGTGGAAATAAAGACCCTCTTGCGAGTTGTTCAGCATTCAATTAAGTTGAATGGTGAACGACCGAGGAGGCCGTCATGCCCGCAGTGACCGTAGAGAACCCGCTGACCCTGCCGCGCGTCGCGGCACCCGCCGAGGCACGACAGCGCCCCGTGCTCGCCGTCACCACCGCCCCAGCGGTTTCGAGGGGGAGGGATTCCCGGTGCGCCGGGCCTTCGCGGGCATCGACTACCAGCACCTCGACCCGTTCATCATGATGGACCAGATGGGCGAGGTGGATTACGCGCCGGGCGAGCCCAAGGGCACCCCCTGGCACCCCCACCGCGGCTTCGAGACCGTCACGTACATCATCGACGGGATCTTCGACCACCAGGACTCGCAGGGCGGTGGCGGCACGATCACCAACGGTGACACCCAGTGGATGACGGCCGGCTCGGGTCTGCTCCACATAGAGGCGCCGCCGGAGTCGCTGGTCATGTCGGGCGGGCTCTTCCACGGTCTGCAGCTGTGGGTGAACCTCCCGGCCAAGGACAAGATGATGGCGCCGCGCTACCAGGACATCCGCGGCGGCAACGTACAGCTGCTGACGACCCCGGACGGCGGCGCGCTGCTGCGGGTCATCGCCGGTGAGCTGGACGGCCACCAGGGTCCCGGTATCACCCACACGCCGATCACGATGATCCACGCCACCCTGGCGCCGGGTGCGGAGATCACCCTGCCGTGGCGGGAGGACTTCAACGGCCTCGCGTACGTCCTCGCGGGCCGCGGCACCGCCGGCACCGAGCGCCGCCCGGTTCAGGTGGGTCAGACGGCGGTCTTCGGCGACGGCGGCGCACTGACCGTCCGCGCGGACGAGAAGCAGGACTCCCACACTCCGGAGCTCGAAGTCGTCCTCCTGGGCGGACAGCCCATCCGCGAGCCGATGGCCCACTACGGCCCGTTCGTCATGAACACCCGCAAGGAGCTCCAGCAGGCGTTCGAGGACTTCCAGAAGGGGCGGCTGGGCACGATCCCGGCCGTGCACGGGATGTCCGAGGGCGGCCTGTAAGGCTCGCCGGGACCACACGCGAACGAGCCCCGTCCGGATATGGACGGGGCTCGTCCGCGCTTATTCGGCGGTCGCCGCGCGGCTTTCCGTGCTGTCTCAGTGTTGCCTGGCGCGACGCTTCCGGGTCACGAATGCGAATGCCGCGCCCGTACCGGCCAGCAGGGCACTGAGGGAGATGATCGTCAGAAGGCCGGACGTACCGGTGTTGGCCAGCGAACCGCCGCCTCCACCAGTCCCCGAGCCTCCACCAGTCCCCGAGCCTCCACCAGTCCCCGAGCCTCCGCCGGACTGGGGGCCCGGGTTGTTGGGCGGCTCAGACGTGGGCGGCTCGGACGACGACGGAGTGGGCGTCGGCGTGGGAGTCGGCGGTGTCTTCTTGGGGATGTACACGCCGGCGTCGATCGTGTGGTCGACCTCTCCCGGCTTGTCCGGAGCTGTGACAGGTGCCTTTCCGTCGCACAGCCGCCCGGTCTTCGGCGGGGTCACATTGGAGTCGTGTGCCCGGTTGTCACCGGCCCGCGGGAGTGTGAACCGCAGCTTGGTGGCCGCCGGCTGGGTCGGTACCTCGCTGGTGTCCGCGGTACACACATCGAACCGCACCGTGTACTTGGCGCCCGGCTTGAGTGCGTAGGCGGCGCCGACTCCACCGAAGTAGTACTCGCCGGCGGCGTCGGTCTTGGTCGTGGCGACCTGCTTGCCGTCCGAGTCCAGCAGGTTGACCGTGGCGTCCGGCAGCGGCACCTCGTTGCGACCCTCGGGGTCCTGGATGCCGTTGTGGTCGCCGTCGAACCACACCCGGTTGCCGATCTGGATCGGCGCGTTCGCCGCCTCATAGGCGATATCGCCGAGCCCACCGGCCTTGCCGAACCCGCTCTGTTCCTGACTGACGAACTGGTACGCGTTGGCGGCCGGAGCGTTGCCCGGGCCCTGACCGGTCGTGACATTGTGGTAACCGGTCCCGGAGGTCGCGACGTTGACGGTCGGGTCGAATTCCGTGCTGACGGCCCACTGCTGCTGCGGAATGTAGGCCACCGACCCCAGCGCGGTCTCCAGGTGCGCGCCGCGGAAGAAGTCGCCCGGGAAGTACTCGACGACATCGTTGGCCTGGCCGCCATTGGTGGCGGGGGTGGCGTGGTTGGGACAGCTTCCGGTGCCTTCCCACGCGTATCCACCCGTGGGAGTGGCACAGGCCATGTTGATGTCGCCGCCGGCCATGCCGTTTTCGGGGTCGTCGTTGTCCGGCCTCGGGTCCAGTCCACCCCAGCTCACGACGTCCATGAACCGGTCGCGGAAACCGAGGATCATCGAACCGTCGCGGGTGAAGGCGAGGGAGGCGAGCTCCGGCTGCGGATCGATGAGGACGTTGCCCACCTTCCGCTCGTCCCACGTGGCCAGGGAGGTGTTCCACGGGTTCCAGTGGGTGGCCTGGACGACGGCGTCGGAGCCGAAGACGGAGCCGCGCTTGGCGGTGAGCGGCTGGGTCAGCACGGTGTCGAACTGCTCGCCGTCGTAGGTGTAGACGACGGCTTTCAGGTCTTCGCGCTGCTGTGTGCTCTCCGCGCTGCACACGCCACCGACGTAGAGCTTGTTGTCGTGGACCTGAAGACCGAACGGCCGCCAGTCGCCGGGGCTCGCGCAGCCCGGGTCCGGGATGCGCACCGTCGCCTTCGGCGCGGACGCGGTGGCTCCGGTCGCGTCGAAGCTGACCAGGCGCCGGGTCAGCAGGTTCACCGCGTACAGCGTCGAACCGTCCTCCGACAGGGCCAGGCCGCCGATGCTCTCCTTGCCCGGCGCGTTGGTGAACCCGGCGTCCTTGATCATGTTGGAGGTGTCGTGCGGCGTCTCCGCGGCGCCCGGCACCTTCGCGAACAGGGTCGGCGCGCTCCCGCCGTCGGTCGGCGTGGTGTAGATCGCGTCACCGCCGTCCGGCCCGTACGGGGTGTACCGCCGGGCGAACGCGCCCTGGAAGATCCGCTTCTGGTACTTGTCGTAGGCCAACGCGAACGTCGTGCCCACCTGGTCCTGCGTGTTGAGCGTGGTCGGGCACGCCGTGTCGCCAGGACACGTACCGCGTTTGTCCGTCCCGAACGCCACCAGTGCCCGGGTGTCCTTCCCGTCGGCAGTGTTCTGGATCGGTACGAAATACCGCGAGTCCGGCAGCGCGTAGTCGGCCGGATTCCACACCCCGGTAATAACCGAGTCGTCCTTGCCGTCCGACACGTCCACGAATGTCGTGAAGCTGTCGAAGTGGTTTTCTTTCGTCGAGGCCGGCGCGGCCTGAAGGTGCTTGTTGTACGGCGTTGGGATGGTGACGTCGACGCGGTACTGGCCGCCGGTCAACTCGGTCGACTTCGAGACCACCACCTTGCCAGTGGCATCCGTGGTGCCGGTGACCCGATGGCCGTCGGGGTCCGATACCGCGACCTTCATGCCGCGCTGCGGCACATCCATGGCGGCGTTGATCACGCCGGTGCCGAAGAAATCCCGCAGTACCTGAACCGTCAGGGTTCCGTCGCCAGTCGAAGCGGTGGCCGTCCCGGCCGTCGCGCCCATGGCACTGCCCAACAGTAGGAAAGTGCAGAGGCCCACTCGTGCCAGTGGCCCCGTACGCTTTCCGGCTGTCCGGCGTAACCTTCTACACACTCTTCGCACAGCCATCACTCTCCCCTCGTGATGTGAACCGACCACCCGTTGCCGGCCGTGCATGCGCTTTTCGGTCCCGGGTGACACATCGGCCATGAAAAGGGCCCACCGCTGTTTCGGTGGGCCCGGTCGTTCTTGGTCGTCCAGGCGGATGGAGCGAATTCGGGGACTCGGCAGTACCTTTCCGAGGCCAGTCGCACTCGTCCTCGACTTCCCCCGCGGAAACAGCACAAGAGTCCGAATAGTGATCCCTACCCGCCCCACCAGCAGCGATACTGTAGCGGGTGGACGCCAAGATCGGGGGAGAGTAGGGAATGAATAAGCGGAACGTGTTAGCAATGCGCCGTGCACGGAGTCCGAAAATCAGACACGTTCTCTCGCGGCGCGCGGCCGGCCGACGCCGATGGCTG contains:
- a CDS encoding SseB family protein, with the protein product MYGYDQNASAGQGYAAPPPPPQQQPHASHHAQAGAGYGQQPLYPEPSPPSLADAVRAFTTGSMSAEDFQQIFAGSKVYCPRGDNPGFLALHNTQQPVIPMFTSLKELRRYAGKESKYFVITGAEVIDLLPTGYGFVLDMEGEHRIVFDAKAVEQMVDFAMRRMYG
- a CDS encoding SdrD B-like domain-containing protein, which codes for MGATAGTATASTGDGTLTVQVLRDFFGTGVINAAMDVPQRGMKVAVSDPDGHRVTGTTDATGKVVVSKSTELTGGQYRVDVTIPTPYNKHLQAAPASTKENHFDSFTTFVDVSDGKDDSVITGVWNPADYALPDSRYFVPIQNTADGKDTRALVAFGTDKRGTCPGDTACPTTLNTQDQVGTTFALAYDKYQKRIFQGAFARRYTPYGPDGGDAIYTTPTDGGSAPTLFAKVPGAAETPHDTSNMIKDAGFTNAPGKESIGGLALSEDGSTLYAVNLLTRRLVSFDATGATASAPKATVRIPDPGCASPGDWRPFGLQVHDNKLYVGGVCSAESTQQREDLKAVVYTYDGEQFDTVLTQPLTAKRGSVFGSDAVVQATHWNPWNTSLATWDERKVGNVLIDPQPELASLAFTRDGSMILGFRDRFMDVVSWGGLDPRPDNDDPENGMAGGDINMACATPTGGYAWEGTGSCPNHATPATNGGQANDVVEYFPGDFFRGAHLETALGSVAYIPQQQWAVSTEFDPTVNVATSGTGYHNVTTGQGPGNAPAANAYQFVSQEQSGFGKAGGLGDIAYEAANAPIQIGNRVWFDGDHNGIQDPEGRNEVPLPDATVNLLDSDGKQVATTKTDAAGEYYFGGVGAAYALKPGAKYTVRFDVCTADTSEVPTQPAATKLRFTLPRAGDNRAHDSNVTPPKTGRLCDGKAPVTAPDKPGEVDHTIDAGVYIPKKTPPTPTPTPTPSSSEPPTSEPPNNPGPQSGGGSGTGGGSGTGGGSGTGGGGGSLANTGTSGLLTIISLSALLAGTGAAFAFVTRKRRARQH
- a CDS encoding M18 family aminopeptidase, producing the protein MSAQPGIDRGHTDDLMSFLRASPSPYHAVASAAERLEKAGFQRIEETASWDGAAGGRFVLRGGAIIAWYVPEGADPATPYRIVGAHTDSPNLRVKPIPDTGAHGWRQIAVEVYGGVLLNTWLDRDLGLSGRISLRDGSHHLVTIDRPLLRVPQLAVHLDRSVNTEGLKLDKQRHMTPIWGLGGVEEGDLIRFVAEETGVAAEEIAGWDLMTHSVEPPAYLGRDRELLAGPRMDNLVSVHAGTAALIAAASRQELPYIPVLAAFDHEENGSQSDTGADGPLLGTVLERSVFARGGAYEDRARAFAGTVCLSSDTGHAVHPNYAERHEPGHHPRPNGGPILKVNVNQRYATDGAGRAVFAAACERAGVPWQSFVSHNSMPCGTTIGPITAARHGIATVDIGIAILSMHSARELCGAQDPRLLAKALHAFLEG
- a CDS encoding TNT domain-containing protein; translated protein: MRVLRHLLVVLGSLLLLCAGGPAMAKPVTDFAAGLSPVAAPEPAAAPSPGPRPGNGGDGEGKGHPPCPTRDRIGGTSIAPNPPRERYYQGDWRLGPAQLPRYGAIGRMLEGYERLDHFPTSSAFLDCYWNEQTSGWWFPYPDGWVLLNGTPLHTTIRLKAGQKVDLFGSGFGHFLAPAGTPYEERALPPSNLNTIDPAYPNGYHLYEVTEPFLVEAGPIRPWFGQPGFGLQYLTGPSIPQLVAAGNLRALN
- a CDS encoding acyl-CoA dehydrogenase; its protein translation is MGHYKSNLRDIEFNLFEVLGRDTVYGTGPFAEMDVETAKSVLAEISRLSEHELAESYTDSDRNPPVFDPKTHTAPLPESFKKSYRAYMEAEWWRLGVPEELGGTVCPRSLLWGSAETILGSNTPIWMYASGPAFAGVLHDEGTEEQLKIAQLMVDRQWGSTMVLTEPDAGSDVGAGRTKAAQQEDGSWHIEGVKRFITSGEHDLSDNIIHFVLARPEGAGPGTKGLSLFIVPKYDFDWETGELGERNGVYATNVEHKMGLRVSNTCELTFGADHPAKGWLLGDKHDGIRQMFKIIEFARMMVGTKAMATLSTGYLNALEYAKERVQGPDLAAFTDKTAPRVTITHHPDVRRSLMTQKAYAEGLRALVLYTASVQDEILVKEAAGEDASALSRLNDLLLPIVKGYGSEKAYEQLAQSLQTIGGSGYLQEYPLEQYIRDAKIDTLYEGTTAIQGQDYFFRKIVRDQGQALTVVSEEIKKFLAEAAGGEELEAARDQLAQAAVDLEAIVGTMLTDLAATEQDVSSIYKVGLNSTRLLLASGDVIIGYLLLRGAAVAAEKVGTASTKDRSFYAGKIAAAKFFAHEVLPGVSVQRSLAESVDKGLMDLDESAF